A segment of the Amycolatopsis thermophila genome:
CTGCCGGACGCGGGCAAACGGTGGGTGCTGAAGAACCCGTCGCACCTGTTCGCGCTGGACGCCCTGCTGGAGGTGTACCCGGACGCGCTGGTGATCCAGACCCACCGCGCCCCGGAGACGATCATCGCCTCGGTGTGCAGCCTGAACCAGCAGGCCTCCGCGGGCTGGTCGACGATCTTCCACGGCCCCGTGGTGGGCCGCACGCAACTGGACCTGTGGTCGCGCGGCGCGGCGACGTTCGAGCGGGAGCGGGCCAAGCACGACCCGGCCCGGTTCTACGACGTGGACTACGGCGAGTTCGTCGCCGATCCGCTGGGCGTGGTCGGGAAGGTGTACGACCACTTCGGACTGTCGCTCACAGCCGAAGCGGAGTCGGCGATGCGGGCGGTGTACACCGAGAGCACCACCGGCGCGGGACGCCCGTCGCACCGCTACACGCTGGAGGAGTTCGGCCTGACGGCCGAGGAGGTGCGGGAGCGCTTCGCCTGAGGTCCGCGGTGCCTACTGGACCGTGTCGAACCGCTCGGTGCCCACCACTCCGAGCAGCTGCAGCTTCTCGGCCGCCTCCGTGCGCGGCGGGGCCGTGAGCACGAGCAGCGCCTGCGACTGGTCCTCGGTGAACAGCACCTGGCAGTCCACCTCGATCTCGCCCAGCTGGGGGTGCACGAGGACCTTGTGGTCCTCGAAGCGTTTGGCCACCTCGTGGCGGTCCCACAGCTGCGCGAACTCCGGACTGGCCTTGGTCAGCACCCGCACCAGCTCCCCGGCCCGGGACTGCGGACCCATCGACCCGAGGGCGGCGCGCAGGCCGGCCACGAGGGCGCGGCCCTGGCGGGCGCGGTCGTGCTCGGGGTAGATCAGGCGCTCGGCCGGATCGGTGAACCAGCGGTAGATCTCACTGCGCGCCCAGCCGGTGAGGTGGGACCGGTCGCCGTAGAGGGCTTCGGCCATGCTGTTCTGCACGAGCACCTCGCCGAGGTTCGACAGGATCAGCGCGGGCGTGTCCGACAGCCGGTCCAGCACGCGCTGCAACGCCGGCGCCACGTGCGCCGCCGCGACCATCGGCGTGGGGGCGTTGCGGCCGGCGATCCGGAACAGGTAGTCGCGCTCGGTGCCGGTCAGGCGCAGCGCGCGGGCCAGGGCGGCCAGCATCTGCTCGCTCGGCTGCGGCCCG
Coding sequences within it:
- a CDS encoding helix-turn-helix transcriptional regulator, which produces MDRVELAAFLRRRREQLRPEDVGLPAGPRRRAAGLRREEVAALAAMSTDYYTRLEQQRGPQPSEQMLAALARALRLTGTERDYLFRIAGRNAPTPMVAAAHVAPALQRVLDRLSDTPALILSNLGEVLVQNSMAEALYGDRSHLTGWARSEIYRWFTDPAERLIYPEHDRARQGRALVAGLRAALGSMGPQSRAGELVRVLTKASPEFAQLWDRHEVAKRFEDHKVLVHPQLGEIEVDCQVLFTEDQSQALLVLTAPPRTEAAEKLQLLGVVGTERFDTVQ